From the genome of Luteipulveratus halotolerans, one region includes:
- a CDS encoding MarR family winged helix-turn-helix transcriptional regulator, with protein MLSNTERAKVSAYRLLMANVYELAAVSRRESEVFARQQSVTVTQWHTMSVLSDGHAASVPRIAARLGVTRQAVQRVADQLVNGGHVEHVSNPRHETSPLLRLTPAGEDVLTTLWELSDVPRAAMLAGIDAEKISEAAGTLQALIIGLKGGESR; from the coding sequence ATGTTGTCAAATACGGAACGGGCAAAAGTGTCGGCATATCGGCTGCTGATGGCGAACGTCTACGAGCTGGCGGCAGTCAGCCGCAGGGAGAGCGAGGTCTTCGCGCGGCAACAGAGCGTGACGGTCACGCAGTGGCACACCATGAGTGTGTTGTCGGACGGCCACGCCGCGAGCGTCCCGCGAATCGCTGCACGGCTGGGTGTGACACGTCAGGCGGTGCAGCGGGTTGCCGATCAACTGGTGAATGGCGGGCACGTGGAGCATGTGAGCAACCCCCGGCATGAGACCTCACCGCTGCTTCGCCTGACACCCGCGGGCGAAGACGTGCTCACGACATTGTGGGAGCTCAGCGATGTCCCCCGTGCCGCAATGCTCGCCGGAATCGACGCTGAGAAGATCAGCGAAGCGGCCGGCACGCTTCAGGCTCTAATCATTGGGCTCAAAGGCGGCGAGTCACGGTGA
- a CDS encoding thermonuclease family protein, translating into MTRLVGAQAVTLTVDSGQYERDTYGRLLAYVRTSAGTNVNVRVVEQGHATARTSRPPLAQHDELEQAERSARVAHHGLWAYCDHKH; encoded by the coding sequence GTGACCCGTCTGGTCGGCGCGCAGGCGGTCACCTTGACAGTCGACTCCGGCCAGTACGAGCGCGACACCTACGGACGACTGCTCGCCTATGTGCGGACGTCGGCAGGTACGAACGTGAACGTGCGCGTGGTCGAGCAAGGGCACGCGACGGCTCGCACGTCTCGGCCGCCGCTGGCCCAGCATGACGAGCTCGAGCAGGCCGAACGGTCCGCGCGCGTCGCCCACCACGGGCTCTGGGCGTACTGCGACCACAAGCACTAA